CAGTTAACTCTGGGCTTCCGCCTGGGAACCTGCAGAAATAGGAGACGAATGCGATTCCTAAATTACCCCACTGCTGGACTCTTCAAAGCCCCACAATCGCGACCCAAGGCTGTCTTCTTTTCGGGAAGAAAGGGCAGGATCCGTGAAAAGAAAACAACACGGTCTGAACCTGCCTCTGAGAACCCGCAGGGCCGTAAACCTGAATTCCGCGGGAGAGAACGGCGTCCGTTTCTCTCGCGACACTTCATGGATAACGTAGACGCTTCAAGTCCAGTTCGGCTCTCATTGGCTACCGCACGCAGTGAGGGGGCGGGGAAAGTAGCGGCGAGGCCCCGCCCTCACGCAGGAGCCAATCCTGAGCAGGCTAGGAGACGAACCCGGAAGTGAGATGCAAGGCGGCGATTTTCCCTTCTGTCAGGTGGGTAGTTATTCCCTGTCCCGGACCTCGCTTTTTGATGGACCGGCGCCATCTAAGAACTCCTGAGCCCGTGGGGGTGGGTAGCCTGTGGACACAGGCCGAGCCCTGCAGGTCAGGCCGCGTCGTGGTCCCCAGGTAGGACCGAAGCCGCTTCTCCGCTCTTGGCTGTTTGGAAGGCCGCAGGCGGAGCTCGCGGGCCTGTGAGCTCCCGGCTGGTGGCAGAGTGCTGGAGCTGgatcccctctccctccctcccagtcGCCAGACCCTCTACAGGTGTCGCCCCTAGGTCCTTGAGTTCAGCACATCTGCATTGCTTTGTGCTGAGAGCAGTAAGATGTATAGTGCAGCGAAAAATAATGTAGAACTTTTGAATTAGAACGTCTGCCCTTTCAGTTCCATTGAAGGGTCCTTGATCTAGGGCAAGTTGTTTTAATCTATCTGAACCTCCTTCACCAGTAAGGTTTATAGCCCCGCCTATCACTGAGTTGTTTGTAAGGAGTTGACATAGTTCGGATCTCTCTCAAAATAGGATATGCCCTTTAAGTTAGGAAACATACCCTGACATTCCTGATGGAATATCAGGAATATCATCATCAAGTCATCAGTTTTGTTTCTTAACTGTGAGTCGGGTAGATGCGCCTAGGCTTGGCTTTTTTAACTAAATATACCAGtaaaattttatacataattttttgtATCTGGATCTGTAAACTCAAAATTTATATAAGGGAGTTTTTATTGAAAGGAAAAGCATGTTGGGGGAGAGGGTAAGATCTATATTTGATATAATTACAAGTGAACTTTTATTTATTAGCATCTGTTAAGTGTTTAATGAATTGATGTATGGTCATTTTTGTGTTGCAAGGTTCAGGAATTAGTTtgagaatcaaagaaaaagtGGAAGCTCCAGGAGAATTAATAAAACACAGAGCAATTCTGATTGGATATCTCTGATTCCAAGGGTGTCTCTGATTGGGTGACTGAAAAGCCGGATTGGCCTTAGGAATACTTTAGTAAAATTCTTACATTTTACAATAAAGTAACAGGTCCAGAAAAGTTACTGGACATGAGTAATACATTTAAACTTGAGTTTAGTGCTATTGCCACTAGTAATAAAGTCTAATACCACATTAAGATTGTATACTGTTAAACTTGTGAGATTAGGTACCAAGAAATCAGTATCTTGGGGCTATGCCTAACTCTGGAACTTCTCAGAATCCATTCCAGGCAAAATCAAGTGACAAGACTTTAATTAAATGTAATGCTACACATACTTCTTAATGCCTTCTATAGACAAGTAGGAGATAAATATAAGTTAAATGTGGTCCTTATCTTTAAGCTTATAATCTTTTAAGGGGCTAAAacaagaacaaagttagaggtgAAATGTAGCaccaaaaaaagtagaaagcagAAAGCGATCTAAATGAGAGGatcaagaaagaatgaaagagataACATCAGAGAAGAGCCTTGAAAGACTgattatatttcaacaaataGAGTTGGGAGGCTGGTAATTCGTATTTGTAAATTATCTATTGGTTATTCTCCTTTTCTTTAATTGATTAAGGTTTATATGTTGTGTAACCCTTTAAGCTGATAttggtttaaaaattaatatggcAGCTTAGCAGAATAAACATCAGTTCCTTCAGGAAGCCTTCTTTAATCCCTTAGGACTAGGGGAATTATGAACCTCCTGTATACTCATGGTTTCTAGACAAGGTCTTGTAGTAGTACTTATCATGTTGTCTTTGCCAGACACATGATGTCTTTGCCAGTCACCTACACTAGAGTAAGCTTCCTGAGGTGAAGACATGGATCTTGCTCATTATTGAATCCCAGTACCCAGAAGTTGGCACATACCAGACATTCTATTCATATTagttgaatgaaggaatgaatgacagCCAAAATTCAGTTGAAAACAAGGAGCCAACTAAGAACTTATAGTTGCCTATCAATAAACAGGACTACTTTTTAAAGCAGTGAATTTTCCTAGGCCTGAAATTATCAAAGTAGAAATAGGATAATTAGTGTAGATGCTGTGATAAAGATATATGTACCGATGAGAGATTGGAACAGATGTCCTTTTGGGGGCTATTCCATCTTCAAGAATCCCTGATTCTTCGAAATAGTATTTTTAGGAATTAGaagtttttatttctgctctataTTATCTGTGTGTCTAGTTTATAAAAATCTTGAATGCACCTGTCTTCATTGTATTAGTTATACTTCAAAACCTTTAAGCATTCATCACTGTTAGCATAACACCATCATACCTAAACcagtagattaaaaataatagttataataatataattgacttagaagaaaacaacaaaagtaaGAAGCATTAGACCACTATTAGATCATAGTTTGTTGTTTTCTGTCAGCATCAGTATTTAGTGTATGTAAGGGAtatcatgagaaaaacaagagTTTAGACAGGGTTTAATTGTATATGTTTGCAAGACTTATCTATGCAGTTGATAAAGCCTGAATTATTGTTTTACTAATaacttttgtgtttgtgttttcagaTCTTGATGAACAAAGCAGTCATAATTCATCTCTAGAAAGATTTATATCCTGGCatttgaaatgctttttatttagaatagtagtaaaaatggaaaaagaaaaaggaaatgatgatGGAATACCAGACCAAGAGAATTCCTTGGATTTTTCTGAACACTTTAACCAACTTGAATTGTTGGAAACACATGGACACCTTATTCCTACTGGTACTCAAAGTCTTTGGGTAGGCAATTCTGATGAAGATGAGGAGCAAGATGACAAAAATGAAGAGTGGTATcgattgcaagaaaaaaaaatggaaaaagacccAAGCAGATTGCTTCTTTGGGCTGCTGAAAAAAAtcgggtaaaaaaaaaaaattacagagggAAGTGTGACAGTAGGAAAAGCACTGGGTTCAAGCCAGAAGACCTGCCTTTACTGTTATGGCCATCATACCTATCTCTTGATTGTGAGGACCAAATGAGACAATGTACATGAAAGCACATATTAAGCTGCAGAGTGTCATGCTAGGTATTATTTGGGGGTTTAAGGATAATTATCTATAAAGATAGCAAGCAatcatctatattttaaaatcatttatataAAGTCATTAGGATCATTTAGGAAAGAGAGGatggaaactaacatttattaaatactaaCTATACCAGGTAccttattacattattttatttaatcgtCATGTATCCCTATAAGTAATATTCTTCTCTTTTATAGAGTAAGAAATTGAGATTCAGGAATATTAATTTGCCCAGGATCATCGAAGTGGAATGAACATCAAAAGCCTATTCCCTCTGCTTGGCCACTTCCACCTCATTTTACTAAGTTTCCCCATGTCTGTGTTAGTAAACTAATAACTAAAAGGGTCTTGcattttaaatagctttttaaCCCAAGAGCATGCCACATTTAACCAGAGGCCCATAGAACAAACTAAAAATTACAACCTAAAAGGATGTTTCTAAGGTTGTATTGAGAAGGAATTGAGCTCTTGAATCCCTAGAATTCCTTATTAATACTTTATTCTTctgttaaaagttttatttttaaaagtttcatacAGTGTGTATATTGGTGTGATAATCCTACAGAAAAATCAAGCAGTTATGTTTTTTCACAGAtaacacataaaatattaaacagaaaGCCTATGTTATTCATTGGACTGAAGCTTGTATGCAATAAACCTTAGTTGGACCAGGAGTAAATGTATGGTTTGATATTCAGAGAATCTCATTCTTAGAAGCAACAAAGTGTAGTTAACACTAACTTGTTCATTCTTAAATCAGTAGTCCTCTCCTCCCAAAAAAGAgatcttaaattattttcattttaaagtcatCTACTAACAAGTAAGTTTTTATTCAACTTAATTAAATCTAACACCACAAGACAATTTTGTTTTAGTTATTGTTTTGGTTTGAGTTGAGttgaaagatttcttttttttcttctcagcttACCACAGTGCGGAGACTGCTTTCTGAAAAGGCCACTCATGTGAACACTAGGGATGAAGATGAGTATACCCCTCTTCATCGAGCAGCCTACAGTGGACACTTAGATATTGTCCAGGAGCTCATTGCACAGGGGGCAGATGTTCATGCAGTGACTGTGGATGGCTGGACGCCCCTGCACAGTGCTTGTAAGTGGAATAATACCAGAGTGGCTTCTTTCTTACTGCAGCATGATGCAGATATCAATGCCCAAACAAAAGGCCTCTTGACCCCCTTGCATCTTGCTGCTGGGAACAGAGACAGCAAGGATACCCTAGAACTCCTCCTGATGAACCGTTACGTCAAACCAGGGCTGAAAAACAACTTGGAAGAAACTGCATTTGATATTGCCAGGAGGACAAGTATCTATCACTACCTCTTTGAAATTGTGGAAGGCTGTACAAATTCTTCACCTCAGTCTTAACAATTCTAGTACTTTTCCTAAGTTTCTAAATACCAGTGCCTCCTGTGTGTGAGATGTATTCCCATAATCAAAGTTGACGTCAAACATCTTACTACAAAAATTCAGTGATATTCATTATAACATTCTTCCAAGTGAATTGCCTGACTTTGATGtcaaaatgtatttgaaagtAATTTGCGTATATCTTTAATGATTTCTGTggagtttgtgatttttttatcagaaataattttaatgtgtGTATACTTAAAAACTTGACACGGGTTGTACAGAAACTGGTATTTTTGGTGCTGATAcaagagaaatgtatttttaaatatcccaCATCCTGGATCTTTGTTGGGTATTTAGTAtattgacatatatttttataaggtGAGGTAACTCAGAACTTAATTTAAAAGTCTTAAATATTCTGATACAATTCAGCTGTCTTCTCTTCCTTACCATAGCCAGTTGCTTTCATTTTAAACCAGAGCAAGTAACATATTAGTGACTTGAATCTTcataagttaaagaaaaaaacagcaaaaaacctAGATCTTTGTCTTTTAGAACACAGACCATTTTCAGGAAAGCAGTTAGCTAAGTGTTTAATTCATGAATATTGTATACTGCCTCCCCTACCACAATTTACACAATCCTGTGGATAGTCCTACCTCACCCTGGTCAACCTACATGATCCTTAAGCTAATGGCGAATCACGATGACCTTGTAGACATGCACACAACTATACCTTTGTCCAACAGATCATAATATATCTGCTATCCAACTGGTTTTACCTGCCTAATCCTACTGATTTGGGCACTGCTTGTATAGTCTCTCAAGTTCACAGGAAATGTTGATTTTCTAAGGTCCTCATTTTTACAGACTATACAGGCAAAGTGACAGGGGAAAAGGAATTAGTCTAAGAGTAAGGGGATGATTATTATATTGAGGCTAAAACCACAAAGTGGctcaggctttaaaaaaaaacactgtggATAATGACAAAAAgcataagtaaaaatatttgagaaaaataaagtacaagTTTTGAACAACACAAAAGGCATGAATTCATTTTTTACCTGTGTATGTCTTTCTTGGATCCAGAACATTATTCATCCAGCACGCACTTAGTTATTTAACATCTACTCTCTCAGTCTCTCCAGCAGCAATTTTGCATTGTCTTTCTAGCCCCTCTGTGATTGTTCCCAAAGTTTTGTCTTCTCAACACCACAACACTCTAGGGGAAGGGAACTAAACCAATTGCTCTTTACttcagttaaatttttaaaatgtccaccAAGGCTTATCTCTTTCAAGCCATCCTATGTAACCCAGTCACCCTAGACTAAGTAATAATGTTATTTAATCaaagattaaatatttatttttgcttagaacTTATTAGATCATCTCAGAAAAGTCAGAGATAATATATGAACTGAATCATCGTGACAACAGGATCTTGAGAGTTAGTGCTTTAGTTTATGTTGTGATCTCTTCCTAGGGAGATGCTTTGTGGCAAAGGTTGCTTTCTGTTTGATCTGGCCTAAGTTAGTGACACCAAATGACAGATACAGCTGACAGGCAGTGATGATAGAATAAGACCTTATTTATCCAAGCAGACTGCTGAATGAGGCTGCTTAGCCTGAAAGTCACAGAGCTGATGGCTCCTTTCTCACTTGAGAATGGATTGTACCCATGATTCCATGTAAACTTTCCATTTAAGTATGGAGCCAAAGAAGTCTTGTTTCCAATAAGGACCTAAGATATGTCTACTCCCTTGTTTTCAGACCTCAACACTCACTGATGCTAGAGAGCAAACTCTACACATAAGACAAATCCCACCCCTGAGGGCAGAATTTGTATTGTCTGCTTCCTTTATACTTTCCAGAGCATTTACTAGACTGCTCTGTGCACAGAAGCCAGTCACTAATTGTGCTTTGAAAGGATTACTTCTACTTTCCAGTTTAGGCAGGCTAAATAGCTCAGTTTACAAAGAGAATTTTCTCTAATCTTGGAAAGTCTATACAAagacttattaaaaaataaaatctgagttTTTCATAACTAAGGGTTTAATTTTGATTAACATATGCTTGAGGAAGAGGTAATTTTTGTGAATGTTCAAGGTTCATAGTGTCATTCTTAGGCCTAAAGTGGAACTAGTTGCCTTTGCTTTTATGAATCTTAAATATGCTTTTCCAGGGAGCCTTCCAACCCACAGCCTACCACAGTGGTGGGATTTAGAGTCTTTATACTACAATATGAAgacatttatttgtattatttgacATCTATTACGTTATCTAACACTATGCTGGAAAATCATGATCAAAAGAAGCCCAGAGACTATACTGAGATTTATGTCCCATACCAAAATGAAATCTCTGGATCAACTCTTGATTCCTGATCAACACATATACCATCTTCGCCTTACCTGCAATGGCTCTAGGAATTTATGCAACTGCCTACAAAATAAGATCACCAAATCATTATGTCTTTGCTATAATTAGTTTAGTTTATAATAAGATGCTCCAGTCCATCTGTAGGATTATGAGATGACCACTCAATTTGTTCAATATGAAATGCTTTCTCTAAAGGATATTTAAGGTCTATCTTTATTAAGTTCAGAAGAGAGTAAACCAAGAAGGATTAAGTGTAGCTGATTGATGTTTTAAATTCCTGGAAATTTCCCTTTGAAACTCCAAAATTTTACTTCTCAGAACCTAAGTAGAAATGATCTAAATCAGTGCCAACACATAGAAACGTGGGCCTcatgtaattttatgtttttagcatgactattttagatacctcatataagagGACTCATGCAATAAGGACAGAATTGTATTTTATGGCACACAAACATAGATAAGCAAAAATCCTAGTAGTTGAAAATCGTAAGAgccatattaaaacaaaaacaggtgaaattaattatatatatatatgacaatacATCcaaaatataagatatatatttaaaattttttgagatgttttactttttttgcagTAAGTCTTCAAAATACAGGGTGTATTTTACAGCACATCTGGATTTAGTCACATTTCAAGTTCTCAGCTATGTTTGTCTAATGGCTACTCCATTGAAAGCACAGATCTACATGCCTGAAATCATTCCCTGGAGGCACAGAAGGATGATTACACAGAGCATTAAACTCTGAGTGAGACAAACTGAGTTCAAATCCTCAGTGCCACCTGTGGGTCActttgggcaaaaaaaaaaaaaacaacccctcGGTTTTCTCATAGGTAAATCAGGGATAATATCTATCTTGTTGTAGGCTAGTttgttatttaaatgtaaaaatcatatggtgttatttattttgtcaatttctttaatactttaaaaataaatatcaatatgAAATACATCGAA
This genomic window from Pan troglodytes isolate AG18354 chromosome 9, NHGRI_mPanTro3-v2.0_pri, whole genome shotgun sequence contains:
- the ANKRD49 gene encoding ankyrin repeat domain-containing protein 49; translation: MEKEKGNDDGIPDQENSLDFSEHFNQLELLETHGHLIPTGTQSLWVGNSDEDEEQDDKNEEWYRLQEKKMEKDPSRLLLWAAEKNRLTTVRRLLSEKATHVNTRDEDEYTPLHRAAYSGHLDIVQELIAQGADVHAVTVDGWTPLHSACKWNNTRVASFLLQHDADINAQTKGLLTPLHLAAGNRDSKDTLELLLMNRYVKPGLKNNLEETAFDIARRTSIYHYLFEIVEGCTNSSPQS